A genomic region of Nymphalis io chromosome 3, ilAglIoxx1.1, whole genome shotgun sequence contains the following coding sequences:
- the LOC126781282 gene encoding HEAT repeat-containing protein 1, which translates to MASTSLAEQLQKLSVPQSFIYKDDNKKSSLLFDPKEAALKDRNTFYEIGLSGLKELIALYEGFRVFEDSLFSISSIDFERAVQSKEVNQNLNETIEKFLIQLSPYLLLQSSHKALEWLVNRYHIHEYNQDAIMMLILPYHETKIFIRFIQLFKLQSTSNRWNWLESIQKRSVPLTRQILYNQCASNTATLQFITKSVSKYVTEFGERANQLNTVYAFFCSTAIGIINTSKQVTESIINALLPTLIMGLESSVKDFRSAAYVIMGYLSTKATFKKNTINEVIFRLMTSEFDVSYDVVLLINLIYTNQKHLTKIPEDVLCNISIDVMNDMCKHLMKLVELKINIQTFSLVFLHSILPLLQNNIEDFRRFSQLPEIFIDVVDFKDQQPEKIVICALTALKSSNNGNNDDESDIEIIDEDNEISSKILSWYSQFLKNIETRYPETFDKVIKKLMGSKSKLPLKQKSQLSKVLGFKPAVARKVGGAYLFENLNHINPEMRVEAVNYIAKEFQSLKIENKEFVKDSIMSRLKDDSMDVVLAALEIPNEDFRDVLDELDLTNVFVYIASKSSKKWSHVIRKMISKFCSMDTLPVNHEIVLSIMSYMFPKDTETAELTYKILSSPWGRKFGLKNKLSAFKNSCKDNPEVINQCVFKALFIDKCINFDNILDFNLLNKESTIDLCFFILLKSCSLNNAPVSETTAILNLLLEAVQSRVIVSSSESSVFSADVMVEFIKLSKKDQILFEVMEYIFYSITEQLKPDVITTPWCNLLITPETILIRRLYEIFITGCGIPTYGDNYAKLTQKLLEKLFKNPKEKFEFVANFACGHILYATDPKDVIAPELQLRSLKLMTNFLSIQSDTDWIYDSDVLILTILFDLNNSIAPIRQCVINIMKNIFRDAPNKKNIYVQLLKELIDHEYELILDHAQIPQVLKTILTQKSMQTKIFRRNCLLKLTSILTGDTPAHIKSALVRILSSINNESTFCHVISALDSIQKRLKQNEFNKKFTFDIYESNLIRTVYSQINESTVTTFNKEQVWNFIEMGLKEYKECVLNEDLSFVCPSVLIMRQINEDVFKKVPDEKCKDFVYLITSAGTFSNNPSISSVASKVMKKIHIDLKDFKPILDKMLKAVDPGANVPKKKKTTVSMLTHQLAETDEWRLGVTILEYVQSKKKMTVDSSFVTILFQILNKCLRFEEQSHVEYTKQLILSSLWYFCKKFVNDSDKEQIKSIKNIFDVETVVQCIRGTQNPQTQHHALILLSHAAYLLPEQVLHHTMEIFTFMGSSVLRHDDAYSFQIITKIIETLVPILVKLDKNIEDYTEKELQQLQKRVVPVLRIFADVVLHVPEHRRLPLYKKLIETLGPSQFLWIFLALLLETHIAHFSDDKKKDKTTPKSLAEQESPINRMDFGQSILLEFPPEVCLENFTKLIIYMRSLPLQKDENAMDTDVDPSDIFSVNGHTPFQLRHYKYVIVTFMNTCLSSSRFIQHNSQAVDIKTMEHHYKMLIIKILTFIQSIPKVGDEKTGKYWRVMLHYSYDLLDHTNNLLSAPMFLSVVRGLLPHSLQTVRKKAMELLNSKIQTSPEMFADVDKKLLFSLLPELLSIVKTLENQNDNLSDNDAQELELNQQTALLSLKLLARMLASENPQPFKPVLETVTDYTCNSNISGNVMASIVLCLAELCGNLKAHALGSLRKFMPALIKVLKKQRKSDTPELVLLSTVTAISKIVESLPLFLSPYLQKILYEYAILFAKWQEYEKNSKHSPITSKLINIKKKIASSIPPRVLIPVANETHKLILEKENFNAVGPVMSVLADSFGNMTTADFGTLQQDLTSFFLSALQLRGEASDKNIDVNIIDTAEDEVVNALVSLVLKLSETSFRPFYFKIYDWAIRTNIEGRKDRSITFYRLSSAIADKLKGLFVLFAGHFVKNAADLLDACNNSKTEELFFDTEEKCISLIKYVIKTLHIVFLYDSQSFLNKDRFETLMQPIVDQLENTVGGIADLKSRATEFIIPCISQFAVATADDSLWKLLNYQVLLKTRHNDAEIRLAGLECLVAMASQLGSNWLPLLAESVPFLAELLEDGDQRIEVATKNAVRTLEQILGEPLEKYF; encoded by the exons ATGGCATCTACATCACTAGCGGAACAGCTACAAAAGCTTTCTGTTCCacaatcatttatttacaaagacGATAACAAGAAATCGTCATTACTTTTTGACCCAAAGGAGGCGGCTTTAAAAGACCGAAACACTTTTTATGAAATCGGATTAAGTGGACTTAAAGAATTGATTGCTTTGTACGAAGGTTTTCGTGTATTCGAAGACTCCTTGTTTAGTATATCTTCTATAGATTTCGAGAGGGCAGTACAGAGTAAAGAAGTTAatcagaatttaaatgaaactattGAAAAATTCCTCATACAATTATCACCATACTTGCTCCTTCAATCGTCTCACAAAGCCTTGGAATGGCTTGTTAATAGATATCACATTCATGAATATAATCAAGATGCAATTATGATGTTAATCCTACCGTAtcatgaaacaaaaatattcatacgaTTTATACAACTATTTAAATTGCAATCTACGTCAAATAGATGGAATTGGTTAGAGTCAATACAAAAACGTAGCGTTCCATTGACAAGACAAATTTTATACAATCAGTGTGCATCCAATACAGCCACATTACAATTCATAACTAAAAGTGTCTCGAAATATGTGACAGAATTTGGAGAAAGAGCGAATCAATTGAACACAGTATATGCATTTTTCTGCTCAACTGCCATTGGCATTATAAACACTAGTAAACAGGTTACTGAATCGataataaatgctttattaCCGACATTGATAATGGGTCTAGAATCTTCTGTTAAGGACTTCAGATCTGCCGCTTATGTTATTATGGGATATCTATCCACCAAGGCTACATTTAAAAAGAACACCATAAATGAagttatttttagattaatgACCTCCGAATTTGACGTGTCATATGACGTTGTGTTacttatcaatttaatttatacaaatcaaaaacatttaacTAAGATACCAGAAGATGTATTGTGTAATATATCTATTGATGTTATGAATGACATGTGCAAGCATTTAATGAAGCTGGttgaacttaaaattaatattcagacCTTCAGCTTGGTATTTCTGCACAGTATATTACCTctactacaaaataatattgaagacTTCCGAAGGTTTAGCCAACTGcctgaaatatttattgatgtcGTAGACTTTAAGGATCAGCAGCCTGAGAAGATTGTTAT ATGTGCACTGACTGCGTTGAAATCATCAAATAACGGTAACAATGATGATGAAAGTGACATTGAAATTATTGATGAAGATAATGAAATTTCGAGTAAGATATTGTCTTGGTATTCAcagttcttaaaaaatatagaaaccaGATACCCAGAAACATTTGACAAAGTCATCAAGAAATTAATGGGATCTAAAAGCAAATTgcctttaaaacaaaaatccCAGCTATCCAAAGTGTTGGGGTTCAAGCCAGCTGTCGCACGTAAGGTTGGCGGtgcatatttatttgaaaacttgAATCACATCAATCCAGAAATGAGAGTTGAGGCAGTCAATTATATTGCAAAAGAGTTTCAGTCtttgaaaatagaaaacaaagagTTTGTTAAAGATTCAATCATGAGCAGATTAAAAGAtgacagtatggatgtggtttTAGCAGCTTTAGAAATTCCGAATGAGGATTTCAGAGATGTGCTCGATGAACTCGACTtaacaaatgtttttgtttatattgctTCTAAAAGTTCTAAGAAATGGTCCCatgtaataagaaaaatgaTAAGCAAATTTTGTTCAATGGATACATTGCCAGTCAACCATGAAATTGTACTATCCATTATGTCATATATGTTTCCTAAAGATACAGAAACAGCTGAGCTCACATATAAAATACTGTCTTCTCCGTGGGGTAGAAAGTTTGGACTGAAAAATAAACTTTCCgcttttaaaaattcttgtaaAGATAATCCTGAAGTGATTAATCAATGTGTCTTTAAGGCGTTATTTATTGATAAgtgtattaattttgataatattcttGACTTCAATCTTTTGAACAAAGAAAGCACTATTGATCTTTGCTTTTTCATACTACTAAAGTCATGTTCATTGAATAACGCGCCAGTTTCAGAAACAACAGCAATATTAAATCTTTTGTTAGAAGCTGTACAGAGTAGAGTAATAGTTTCAAGCTCAGAGAGTTCAGTCTTTTCTGCGGATGTAATGGTGGAATTCATAAAACTCTCTAAGAAAGATCAAATTTTGTTTGAAGTGATGGAATATATCTTCTACAGTATCACAGAGCAGCTAAAGCCTGATGTTATAACTACACCATGGTGTAATTTACTTATTACACCCGAAACAATACTCATAAGACGATTGTATGAAATCTTTATAACAGGATGTGGAATACCAACATATGGAGATAATTATGCCAAATTGACACAAAAGCTTTTAGAAAAACTGTTCAAAAATCCGAAGGAAAAATTTGAATTCGTTGCAAATTTCGCTTGTGGACACATATTGTACGCTACTGATCCGAAAGATGTAATCGCTCCAGAACTCCAGCTTCGTAGTCTCAAGTTAATGACAAACTTTCTATCAATCCAAAGCGATACCGACTGGATTTACGACTCCGACGTTCTCATATTAACAATTCTGTTCGATTTAAATAATTCGATTGCGCCAATACGTCaatgtgttattaatataatgaaaaatatttttagagacgcaccaaacaaaaaaaatatatacgtgcagttattaaaagaattaatcGATCACGAATATGAGTTGATACTCGATCACGCACAGATACCCCAAGTATTAAAGACCATATTGACCCAAAAATCCATGCAAACGAAAATATTTAGAAGAAATTGCTTATTAAAACTGACATCAATCCTGACTGGAGATACACCAGCACACATTAAATCAGCACTTGTGAGAATTCTCTCTAGTATCAATAATGAATCTACTTTTTGTCACGTAATTTCAGCCCTTGATAGCATACAGAAGCgtctaaaacaaaatgaatttaataaaaaatttactttcGATATTTATGAATCGAATTTGATAAGAACCGTGTATTCACAAATAAACGAATCGACAGTTACTACGTTTAATAAAGAACAAGTTtggaattttattgaaatgggATTGAAAGAGTACAAAGAATGTGTTTTAAATGAAGACCTATCGTTTGTATGTCCAAGTGTTTTAATAATGAGACAAATCAATGAGGACGTTTTTAAAAAAGTACCCGATGAAAAATGCAAAGATTTTGTCTATTTGATAACTTCAGCTGGAACGTTCAGCAATAATCCTAGTATTTCGAGTGTAGCTTCAAAAGTTATGAAGAAGATACACATAGATTTGAAAGATTTTAAGCCTATACTCGATAAGATGCTTAAAGCAGTAGACCCTGGAGCTAATGTGCCCAAAAAGAAAAAGACCACGGTATCAATGCTTACGCATCAATTAGCCGAAACCGATGAATGGAGACTAGGAGTTACGATTCTAGAATATGTTCaaagtaaaaagaaaatgaCTGTAGATAGTTCATTTGTCACCATTTTATTTCAGATACTTAACAAGTGCTTGAGATTCGAAGAGCAATCTCATGTCGAATACACAAAACAACTTATTTTATCGTCACTATGGTATTTCTGCAAGAAGTTTGTAAATGATTCAGATAAGGaacaaattaaatcaatcaaGAATATATTTGACGTCGAGACCGTTGTGCAATGCATAAGAGGAACCCAAAATCCACAGACGCAACATCATGCTTTGATACTACTGTCTCATGCTGCGTATTTGTTGCCTGAACAAGTACTTCATCACACTAtggaaatatttacatttatgggATCATCAGTATTGAGACACGACGATGCTTATAGTTtccaaataataacaaaaataatagaaacCCTCGTACCAAtattagtgaaattagataaaaatattgaagattACACCGAAAAAGAATTACAACAGCTACAAAAACGAGTCGTTCCTGTGTTACGTATTTTTGCAGATGTGGTTCTCCATGTGCCCGAACACAGAAGATTACCGCTTTATAAGAAACTTATAGAAACACTAGGGCCTAGTCAGTTTCTTTGGATATTCCTTGCTTTATTACTCGAAACCCACATCGCGCATTTTAGTGATGACaagaaaaaagataaaacaacgCCCAAAAGCTTAGCTGAACAAGAATCTCCAATCAACAGAATGGACTTTGGACAAAGTATTTTGTTAGAATTTCCGCCTGAAGTTTGTTTGGAAAACTTTACTAAGCTAATCATTTACATGAGATCTTTGCCATTGCAAAAAGATGAAAACGCGATGGACACGGATGTGGACCCCAGTGATATTTTCAGCGTCAATGGACACACGCCTTTCCAATTAcgacattataaatatgtaattgtgACTTTCATGAATACCTGCTTATCTTCATCGAGATTTATACAGCATAATAGTCAAGCTGTTGACATAAAAACAATGGAACATCATTACAAAatgttgattattaaaatattaacgtttaTTCAAAGCATACCAAAAGTTGGCGACGAGAAAACGGGAAAATATTGGCGTGTAATGTTACACTACAGTTATGATTTGTTAGATCACACTAATAATTTGTTATCTGCACCTATGTTCTTATCAGTCGTTCGGGGTCTATTACCACACAGCTTACAAACCGTTCGAAAAAAAGCAATGGAATTGCTCAATTCAAAAATCCAAACGAGTCCTGAAATGTTCGCTGATGTCGATAAGAAATTACTTTTCTCATTGCTTCCAGAACTCTTGAGTATTGTAAAAACTCTTGAAAATCAAAATGATAACCTAAGTGATAATGACGCTCAGGAATTAGAACTGAATCAACAAACAGCTCTATTATCTTTAAAGCTATTGGCTCGAATGTTAGCTTCAGAAAATCCACAACCATTCAAGCCAGTTTTAGAAACGGTAACCGATTATACTTGCAATTCAAATATATCTGGAAATGTCATGGCATCTATTGTCCTTTGCTTGGCTGAACTATGTGGAAATTTGAAGGCACACGCATTAGGAAGTTTGAGAAAATTTATGCCGGCTCTAATTAAAGTTCTCAAAAAACAACGTAAATCTGATACACCTGAGCTAGTTCTGTTGAGTACAGTCACGGCTATTTCGAAGATCGTCGAAAGTCTTCCGTTGTTTTTGAGTCCGTATTTGCAGAAAATTCTATATGAATATGCAATTTTGTTTGCGAAGTGGCAAGAATACGAGAAGAATAGTAAACATTCACCGATAACGtctaaattgataaatataaaaaagaaaatcgcCAGCTCGATTCCACCGAGAGTACTAATACCGGTAGCGAATGAGactcataaattaatattggaAAAGGAAAACTTCAATGCTGTTGGTCCAGTAATGTCTGTTCTAGCTGATAGTTTCGGGAACATGACTACTGCAGACTTTGGCACACTGCAGCAAGATTTAACATCATTCTTCTTATCAGCTCTACAATTACGAGGCGAAGCGTCAGATAAAAACATCGatgttaatattattgacaCTGCAGAGGATGAAGTTGTAAATGCCTTAGTTAGTCTCGTTCTTAAATTGTCTGAAACGAGCTTCAGGCCGTTCTATTTCAAGATCTATGACTGGGCAATAAGAACTAATATTGAGGGACGTAAAGATAGaagtattacattttatag ATTAAGCAGTGCAATCGCAGATAAATTAAAAGGACTCTTTGTATTATTCGCTGGTCACTTTGTGAAAAATGCGGCGGACCTTCTAGATGCTTGTAATAATAGCAAAACTGAAGAGCTATTTTTTGATACAGAGGAGAAGTGTATTTCTTTGATCAAATATGTCATTAAAACTCTGCACATAGTGTTCTTATACGACAGCCAGAGCTTCTTAAATAAAGACAGATTTGAAACACTAATGCAGCCAATAGTAGATCAATTGGAGAATACTGTAGGTGGAATAGCTGATCTTAAGTCGAGGGCAACAGAGTTTATAATCCCTTGTATATCGCAGTTCGCTGTGGCTACCGCTGACGATTCGCTTTGGAAGCTACTTAATTATCAAGTTTTATTGAAGACGAGACATAACGATGCGGAAATAAG actCGCAGGCTTGGAATGTCTCGTGGCAATGGCATCTCAATTGGGAAGCAACTGGCTTCCTCTTTTAGCGGAAAGTGTACCGTTCCTCGCAGAGTTGCTTGAAGATGGTGATCAGAGAATAGAAGTTGCCACTAAGAACGCAGTTCGCACATTAGAACAGATTCTCGGTGAACcgcttgaaaaatatttttaa